In Parabacteroides timonensis, the genomic stretch CGGGGCATTACTTCCACCGATCACTTTGTTTAGCAATTCGGTGGTATCGGCGATCAGCATGACATTCTTTTCCTCACGGTAAGAGGCTATCTGACGGGAGACATCGGTCAGAATCCCGAGGGTATAGTAATAACGGACTATTTCGCGGGCCGTATTATAGGCCGTCAGGTTGGAGAATAAAGCGACTATATTCTTGATGCAGTCATTCAACCCGTCTTCGAAAGCACATCCGATGATCTGGCGGGCACCCTGCGGAGTGGTCTTGGTGAAACACCCCTCCAGGTTATCGGCCAGGCTGATAAACGTAGCGGAAGGATCTTTCATTTCTCCCCGTTCGAGCCGCTCGAGCAAGGTAAGCGGGGAACGACTGCCTCCTTTAAAGTCAGTCGTACGGAGGGCATATTTATTGAGTATCTGCAAGCCCCTTTCACCCAAACGTTTGGCCTCGGCTTCTACCGAACGGATAATGCCGAACAATTCATTCTTATAGTTCTCCAGTGCTTCCTTATCCTGGATATCTTTGGCGACTTCATCACTGGAAGCCTTATAGCTTTCTTTAAAGACTTCACGACTCAAAGACATGATATCTTTGCGCAGGTTCCATTCGCCTCCGTTCTCGATCTTATCTTCGGCAAAACGGAGCAACCAGCCCAGGAGTTCTTTACTTTCGGGCTTCTCCAGATCGGCCAATAGATTATCGATCGCGGAAGTCAACACCAGTTCCTGATCCATCTCGATACCGTAACCGCCCTGCAAACCGATCTCGCGGGTAAAAGCGCGCATGGTCTGCTGGAAGAACCGGTCGATCGTACTGATATTGAAAGAGGAGTAATCGTGAAGAATATCTCTTAATATCTTGCCTGCCTGTTTACGAACCTGCTCTTCCGTCAGCGAATAAGCAGACTTCAAGGAACCGACATAATCGGACTTCCGGCCGGACGAGAGATTATACAACTCCTCCACGATACGGCCTTTCATCTCATCGGTTGCCTTATTGGTAAATGTCACGGCCAGGATACGGCGATACGCACCCGTACCGGTGAATAACAAATTCAGATATTCACCCGTCAGCTTGTGGGTTTTACCTGCCCCGGCAGAGGCTCTGTAGACAGTCAGCATAGTTTTATTATTTAGATGGCAGGGCTTATATAATCCTACTTTTTGTATAACCTTCTTTTTGAAGTATCTCAAGCACCTTCTGACGAAGATCTCCCTGTACGATGATCTCTCCATCCTTGGCGGAACCACCCACACCGCATTTTACTTTCAGGAACTTGCCTAAAGCCTCCAGGTCGTCTGTCGTTCCACGAAATCCGGTAATCAACGTAACAGCTTTTCCACCCCGGTTGCGTTTATCCAGAGATATACGCAATTGTTGTTTTTCTTTGGGTTGCGTATCTTCTTCCGCCTCGTCTCCCGTATTATATTGAAAGTCCGGGTTTGTCGAATACATGACTCCCAAACGATCTTTCCAGTCATTATTTTTCATAATTCATTCTTTTATCCGGTTCAAAACTACAAATTAACAGCGGGATAAGCAAAATAACGGGACAGAATGCATACCTTTGTCCTACAAGCTCTGAATTTCATAATTACTCGGCTTTAACAATCATGCATATATGAAAAAGACAATCTTCATATTCTTCCTGCTGTTATTTACGAACAGGATCTTGTATGCCCAAATGCAAGACAAGGATAACTACATCCTGATCCTACACTCCATCAACTTTAATGAAACCTGGACACAAGAGACGTATGAAACCATCCGGGATACCTTTTCAAAAGATGGCCTGATGGTAGAAGGGGAAGAATTACAGATACCTGCCATGAGAAATATTACAGAAGTTTACGACAAAATAGCTGAATTAAAAGATAAATATCCACTACCTCCCAAGGCGATCGTATGCATAGGCGATCCTGCATGGCTGATCTGCCGACCTCTGTTCGACAACGAATGGAAAGAGGTTCCGGCTGTTATTTGCTACTCACGTAAATTATCCCCATCGAAGATAGAATACTTACTTCAGAGGGACATCCAGGACACAAAGAATATGGTTCCCACCGAAGAGCTCATTAAGAAATATAATGTAACTACCATAACACAACCGCTTTATACAGAAGAAACCATACAACTCATAAAACAACTTCAGCCCGAATTAAAAAAGATCGTATTTATTCGCGACGAACGTTATATCAGTATCTGTGCAGAGCAAGAGCTTTCCGATACAATGAAAACTCATTTCCCTGATTTACAACTGGGAATACTCTCCAGCCCGTCCATCTTAACCGAAACATTGCTGGAAACACTTTCTATTTATGGCAAAGAAACCGGAATAATCTATTACTCATGGTTCCTTTCAAAGGAAAACGGTGAAAACCAGTATCTAAGGGATAACGTTCAAAAAATAATAAACAGCTTTTCCAATTCCCCGATTTATATACTAACAGACCTGAATCCAGAATCGGGGAATTTTGCCGGCGGACATTATATATCTGTAAAGGATTTCAGCACGTCTGTCGTATCGACCATCAGTCTTATACTGGATGGGAAACCAGCCCGGGATATTCATTCTCATATTGGAGGGTCTCCACAGACATATCTCAATTACCAGCATCTGTTCAGGAATGGTATTCCCCCTGTCCGTTTCCCTCAGAATGCAGTTTACTACCAGCAGCCTCCTACTTTCTTTCAAAAATATCAGATACACTTTATTAGTGCCCTTGCAATCATCGGCCTGCTGAGTATGATCGCAGTACTACGCTTTCGTCTTTATATGCAAAAGTTAAAACAGGATGAAGAGCGCCGGGAAAAAGAAAAAGCAGAAGAGGCCAACCGCCTGAAATCGGCGTTCCTGGCAAATATGAGTCACGAGATCCGTACTCCCTTGAATGCTATTGTCGGTTTCTCCAATCTTATCGCTCACTCCGAAAGCCCGGAAGATGCACTCGAGTTCTGTAAGATCATCGAGACAAACAACGAATTGCTACTGCAACTGATCAACGATATTCTCGACCTGTCAAAGATCGAAGCAGGACAACTAGAGTTCAGCTTTTCAAACATCGATGTATCTTCTCTCTTCTCGATGCTGGCACAGACACACCAGACACGGACAAAAGAAGGGGTTACACTGGAATGCATCCTCCCGGAAAAGCCCTGTTTTATCCATTCGGAAAAGATCCGGTTAACGCAGGTCATGACCAACTTTCTGACCAATGCCTGCAAATTCACCTTCGAAGGTTCTATCCGTATGGGGTACGAGGAAATCGAGGGAGGATTACGCTTTTACGTATCCGATACAGGGAAAGGAATTGCCCGGGAAAACATTCCACATGTATTCGAGCGCTTTGCTAAATTCGACTTGTTTATCCAGGGAACCGGATTAGGATTATCAATCTGTCAGACAATCGTAAATCGCCTGAACGGGGAGATAGGTGTAGAATCGGAAGAAGGGAAAGGCACTACTTTCTGGTTTACCATTCCCTGCGAAGTTCATCATGAGGAATATATCACTTCTGTATCAGAACAGTAGCATAGGCCGCAATACCCTCCTGACGACCTGTAAAGCCGAGTTTTTCTGTCGTTGTTGCTTTTATGGAAATATCCTCCTCGTCCACTTGCATTACTTCGGCCAGTGTCTGCTTCATGGCAGGAATATGAGGGTTCAGCTTCGGACGTTCTGCCGCAATAGTCGCATCGATATTACCCAGTTCGTAACCAGCATCACGCAACAGCTTCATGGTGTCGCGCAATAAGATCTTGCTGTCTATATTCTTATATTCTCCGGCTGTATCCGGAAAATGATAACCGATATCACGCATATTCGCTGCACCCAGCAGTGCATCACAAATAGCATGTATCAACACATCGGCATCACTATGGCCTAACAGACCTAATGTATGTTCAATACGTATGCCTCCCATCCACAGTTCGCGATCGGGAACCAATGCATGCACGTCATACCCAAATCCTACCCGTATCTTCATAGCTGTTTATCTGAACAAGTTTTTGATTCCGTCCATATCGAACGACAAGGTAAAACGCAACGTCTGGTCTAACGGGTTACTCTGAACCGTACTTACCAGGTAAGCTGCATCCAACTGGAATACACTCATACGGAAACCGGCTCCAACAGAGAAATACTGACGATTACCTTTGTTGGCATTCTCATAGAAATAACCTCCACGCAGGAAAAACTGATCGTTATAGCTATATTCAGCACCGATCGAAACCATCACTTCCTGCAATTCGCCTTTGAAACCATCGGGTGAGTCTCCAAAAGATTTGAAGATACCGGAGATACCGGATACATCATTATATTCCAGTTTCTTTTTATCATATTCCGCACGCTCTTCGTCAGTTGCTCCCTCAGTCAGATAAGGTAAACTAGGCACCAAGTACTTACTCAAATCAAGATATAAACCAATCCGGTTAAAATCATCGATCGGATAAAGCAAACCTGTTCCCAAACGAAGAGTTGTAGGTAAAAACTCATTAGTATTACCACCATTATAAGATATTTTGGTACCGATATTAGACACATTAAACCCTAAGCTCCACAAAGCCTCTGCCTGCCCCAGAACCACATACTTTTCCAGGTAACCGGCAATATCGGCTGCGAAAGCATTACCGGGAACGCGATGTTCATCCTGCGCATCCTGTCCCATATCCGAACGAATATAACGCATAGCTACGGCCATAGAATAAGATTCGGACAATTTACGGCTGTAACTGACGTCGAATGCCATTTCATAAGGACTTACCGTATAACCGCCGCTTCCATCCGAACTGGTTTCATTACCAGTATTAATATCACCTAAAGAGAAATAACGCAGGGAAGCACCGATTGCCTGCAAATCACTATCACCGATCTTATAATAACCGGAAAGATTAGCCAAAGCCACGTCATTAACCAATTTGCGCAACCAGGGAGTATATGACAAAGACACACCAGCCTTGCTGTACATAAAAGCATACTTGGCTGGGTTCCAGTATTGTGAGTTTATATCCGGAGTAGTAGACGCTCCATTATCCCCCATCGCACCGGCACGAGCATCGGGAGCAATAGAAAGAGAAGGTACTGCTGTATTGACCGGAGCAAATTTGCTTTTTCCATTATCTTCCGCCCACGTAGTAAATACGGTCAGTAAACTGAATACGACTATAAGTGTTGTACTAATTCTTGAATTCTTTATCATACTATATTCCTGTTAAATACGCGGCAAGTAACAAACCTACCTTACGAACATATAAACTGATTTTGTTTTACTTTATTGTGCGAGGATTATTAATTTCTTTGCTTCCGTCGCCTCCTTAGACCCGCCGGAACTGATCGCTGCACGATATATATAAACGCCGGGACGAAGCCGTCCTCCCCTGTTATTGGTCAGATCCCACGTCACCGTATACGATTTAAAGAGTTCGGACGAACCTGTTTCTTCATGTCTCCACTGCAAGCGCCCAACCATATCGTACACCATAATCCCGACGGTCAACTGACTTTCCGGACGGTTATGGAACAGATGGAATGTCACTTGCTCACGAGCCGGGACCGGAGTTGCCGACAGCTCCAGCAGATAGGGTTTCAAACCTTCCACAACCTCGAATTCAAATTCCTGTGTCGTCGAGTTATTCTGTATATCCCAGACCTTAAACTCCGCCTTATGCATTCCCGGAGTCAATGCCGGGATCAGGAACTTGACAATTCCCTCTCCTTCGCTTCCCGCTACCAGTTCATAGTAACTATTCAGATTATAACTTAGAGCCGGATTACCATCGATGATCAACATCATGTCATGTCCGATACTGCTACCTGTTATATTCACACCACTCTTATCCCAAAGACGGGCTACAAAGAAGGGGGTAGTATTGACCTGTCCGCCACTCACAAAAGTCGAGTCATTCAGATAAAGTGTACGTATTTCCGGACCATCCTTATCGTCATCCGCATTATCGTCCGTTCCCCCGACACGATAATTCAAATAGGCACCCTGGGCTTCTATTTTACTCGTTTCATCCGATGCATAAAGATTCATCTTTCCGAATTCATTCGAATAAGAGATATCCTTCGGAACGGTAAATGTGAAACTAAACTTTCCCGAACGAACGGAGTCGTTACCTATAAAAAGTATGTTCGAGTAATCCGTATATTTGAAAGTTTTACCTGTATTGTTATTGTCCAATGTTTCATAAGAGACACGGCTATCCAGAACTGTCGGATTCAACAGGCCGGAGAAATCGGTTGCCACATTCCCATCCGGGTTCAGTACCTCGCCTTCGACGGTTATTTTTTGCAATGCCTTAAAAGTAACAGGTTCGCTGGTTACAGGTTCCCCGTTTATCGCCGTCACATTCATGCGATATTCCGGATAACACAACTTCATAGCGGGGTCACCGATCAAAGCAAATCCCAATTTATAACGAGTGGAACCCAATGCGCGTTTAGTCGCTTTCATCACTTCCCCCAGGGTCAACCGGCGTCCGTTCTTTTTCTCAAACAAATTACGGATCAAGTTATCGTTAATTGAGAAGTTTGGACTGGAATAAGCTACACGGGTAGTAGTGAACAATCCGATACCGCCACTCACCTTATTCAAGAAAACCTGCTCACCGGCAGAAGTTACCGGAGCATCGAAACGACAAAAATCGCAGGTCGCAGTAATCCAGATCGGCAAACGGGGATAAGTCGATTTGGTAATATCACTTTCCGTCAGCACTTGTTCATCACTCCAGGAAACAGTATTACCATGCCCTGTATAATTGATCAACAACTGACCGCTCTTAAGCAATTTCTGTATATCTGTCTTCACTGCCGGATAAGTACTCAAACCTCCCGAAATATCTTTTTTATAAGAATCGAAATAAATCTTATTCACCATGAACTCCGGATGGCTGGTGTTTATATACTCGCCCAGTTGGTCAGCCTGTTCAGCATGTTGTATCATATAACTATCGGCATTGTTACCGTCGTCAGCGACAAAGCAGACATTATTTTTCCATGATCCGGTCTCATTATTATCCATATAATTGATCACCTTGTTGACCATATTGGTCGCCTCGGTCACAGTCCGGACAGGAAAACGGCCGATACCGATATCGATCTTCGAAGCTATCAGACCTTTTCCATTATTACTATCGTCAAGAAAACCGAAGTAATCGTCTATCACATACGATTTATCATCCAACGATTCATCCGTCTGGTAAGTCAACAGCATATTACTTGTCGTTACATTTTGCCAGCTAGACGTTAAAAAACGATTATCGAACGCACCGTCACCAAAAAGAAGAAGATATTTGGGAGCATCGCTTTCGGAAGTTTGCCGATCGTAAAACATCTTCATGAAACGACGATAAGCCGTAGCATCCGGTGTTCCACTGGAGAATTCGTTGTAGATCACTTCCGGGGTAACTACCTGAACCGTCAGCCCGTCACGGTCGCGGTGAGCTTCCGCCAAACGTTCAGCTTGGCTCGTTAATCCCGGCTGTGCAATAATGATCATATCCGTTTGCGGTAAAGCGTGCAGGTCCTGATTCGTTACATCACCTACAACTTTAGGAGACGGGAGTGACTGATTCCGTTGCACCAAGGCAAACTCCCTCAATGTTCCTCCCGGAATAGAGAAAGATAATTCGCTTCCACTCAGTTCTGTCTCCATCCGTTTCGGATTCACGGCATCCGTTACATCAAAAACCAATGTATTCGCATTGGCATTCTGAATAACAAAACGAGAAGGATTCCCGACAGAAGCCAGACTACGGAAAAACGTACAGGCACCATAGGGTTGCAACTCCCGTTTCATTTGCAAACGAATATAATCGAGGTAGACATTTTTATGGCCATATTGCCCGTATCTTACATTGACTTTGACATTCGCACTTTTATCACCTTTCCAGTCGGCCACTTCATACGCCAGGTTCGCTTTGGTATATTCATCGCTGGAAGAACTGTAACTAATCGTCCTCGAGATCAGTTCACTGCCATTCACACTCAGGGTTACATTTCCGGTACCGCTGATAGGCTTTGCGATAAAGCGGAGAGTTACTTTACCGTCGTCGTTGGTGATTCCTGTTATGTTGTTAAATGAAAAATCCCTCGACAGGGTCATATCCATTGCTTCTCCGAACAACTCACGTCCGGAGTTATTAACAGAGACCAGATCTTTTTCATGCAACCGGTAATCATCAAAAGTCGTCACTTTCAAAGAAGCACCCGCAGCCGAAGCGACAGATTCCATTTCTTTTGTAGCGGTAGCATCCGTCAGAAAATAATACCCATACTGAGAGTAAGGATTATTGACATGGACAAAACACTGGTTAACGGTATCATAACTCCATTTCACCACGCCACGTCCGTAGAACAAAAGATAATCATCGCCACGCCAGGTGGCTACCGCCGGAACATCATCGATATAAGGATTAGAGAAATCTTCATCCAGTATCCAGCCTCCATATCCATGTACGGAAACTTTTGTCGGATCGGAAAATCCCATCGAACGTAAATCGGCATAGGAGAGTTTATAGATACCGTCTTCTTCCACCTGTATTTTCACCCATTTACCGGATGACAAAACGGACTTGGCAGCATAAATACTTCCATCGGCCCGGACAGAAGAAAGAAAACAGATACTTATTATTAATGTATATAGTATTCGTAACATAATCCTTTTTTAGTTGACAGTGATAGTTGACACGTGACAGTTAAAGTCATCCACAACTGCTTCTGCCAACTATTTTACGTAAAAATCAAGCAACTTACGTTCGCCGATATATCCCTGCAAATGGTCATCGATCTTCACAGGTCCCACTCCCGCCGGAGTTCCTGTAAATATCAGATCTCCTATCTTGAGGGTAAAAAAACGACTAACATAAGCGATAACCTTGTCTACCGGGAAAAGCATATCCGAAGTATTTCCCTCCTGCACCTTCTGTCCGTTTATATCCAGATGAAACGGGATACGGTTCACATCCCCCAGTTTATCCAATGGCACAAACGTCCCGATCACAGCCGAATTATCAAATGCTTTACTGATCTCCCAAGGTAATCCCTTCGCACGCAGTTCTTTTTGCAGGTCACGGGCGGTAAAATCGATGCCGACTGTAACTTCATTATAATAACGATGTGCAAAACGTTCGGCGATATTCTTACCCAGCCGGTCTATCTTTACAACAATCTCGGTTTCGTAATGTATCTCCGACGAAAAATCAGGGATAAAGAACGGCTTCCCGTCTTTCAACAGGGAGGAATCGGACTTCATAAAGATAGTAGGTTCCGATAATTCTAACGAATGATGCAGCTCTTTATTGTGTTCTGCATAATTCATTCCTACTGCTATGATCTTCATTTCAGTGATTTATTGAGTTCAAACGATTAAACATGACAGCCAGATGGGCATACATGGAAGTATTCTGTACGACAATGTGTTCCGGCACACGGATACGGAACGGGGTAAAGTTCCACAGGGCTTTGATCCCTCCGGCAATGATCTGCTCGGTAACCTCCTGTGCCTTATCTACCGGAACCGTGATCACACCGATCGTTGCACCGTATTCTTTTTGTTTGGTAGGGAAATCATCCAGGTGAAAAACCGGGATCCCATTGATCACGGAACCTGCCAGTTCCCGGCGTACATCGAAACCGGCTACAATCTCGAGTCCATACTGGTTCAATCCTGAGTCTTGCAGCAGGGCAGCTCCCAAACTACCTACACCAAATAAAAAAGCCTTATGCTGTGCAGTAAAACCTAAAAAGTCTTCCAACACATCCACAAGGGTACAAATCTCATAACCAACCCTGGTCTTTCCGGAAATATTTACAAAAGAGAGATCTTTTGCCACCTGACTGGGGTCTACATTAATCTCTTTTGCGATCTGGGTAGATGATACAAACGTCTCTCCCTTACCTTTCAAGAGCTTTAGGAAGGCAAGATACCAGGGCAGTCTCCGGAGGGTAGGCTCCGGTATTTTCCAGGCTTGTTTCATTTCATCGTTGGCCATTATCTTTATACTTATTAATGCAGCACACAAAAGTACAATTTTGTTCCTAAACATAGGCAAAAGCTATCATTTTTTGTTCCAAAACATGAATTAAACTCTTATCGGCTATTTTCAATAAACAAAAAGCTCCGGTAATATACATTACCAGAGCTTACTTTGCCTGTCTTCATTCTTCACAAAGCTCGAACAGAAAACTTTATCAGATTATTTCCATTTACCTTTTTAACATGTAATATTTTTGATCATCCTCTCTTATTTTTCTGCTGGCAGTTTATCGACGACCATAGGCCGGATAAGATTTCCTCCTAACGAAACGACTCCGTTTTTGAGAGACATATCAACAACATACGAATTACGGGGATGTATTTCCGTCTCGCTCTTATGAGCATGGAAGACATAACGCATTTTGCCGTCTTTATCAATGAAAGGAGCACCATGACCAACACCAACCAACCCTTCATAATTATGCAAAATAGGGTTTCCTTCATATTTCTTCCATGGACCGAACGGAGAATCAGAGATAGCAAAACCTACTGCGTAATCCTGGCTCGTATAGCCATTCGCCGAATACACTAAATAATAAACACCGTTTTGCTTAAAGACAGAAGGGCCTTCCACCACTTTTGGCAGAATCAATTCCCACGGTTCCTCGGCTTTGAAACATTGCGTCAATGTCTCTTCTTTTATCTCTTTCAAGTTTTCTTTCAACTCTGCACACCAAATAACATTACCATCATTGAAA encodes the following:
- the porV gene encoding type IX secretion system outer membrane channel protein PorV; the encoded protein is MIKNSRISTTLIVVFSLLTVFTTWAEDNGKSKFAPVNTAVPSLSIAPDARAGAMGDNGASTTPDINSQYWNPAKYAFMYSKAGVSLSYTPWLRKLVNDVALANLSGYYKIGDSDLQAIGASLRYFSLGDINTGNETSSDGSGGYTVSPYEMAFDVSYSRKLSESYSMAVAMRYIRSDMGQDAQDEHRVPGNAFAADIAGYLEKYVVLGQAEALWSLGFNVSNIGTKISYNGGNTNEFLPTTLRLGTGLLYPIDDFNRIGLYLDLSKYLVPSLPYLTEGATDEERAEYDKKKLEYNDVSGISGIFKSFGDSPDGFKGELQEVMVSIGAEYSYNDQFFLRGGYFYENANKGNRQYFSVGAGFRMSVFQLDAAYLVSTVQSNPLDQTLRFTLSFDMDGIKNLFR
- a CDS encoding translation initiation factor, which translates into the protein MKNNDWKDRLGVMYSTNPDFQYNTGDEAEEDTQPKEKQQLRISLDKRNRGGKAVTLITGFRGTTDDLEALGKFLKVKCGVGGSAKDGEIIVQGDLRQKVLEILQKEGYTKSRII
- the ispF gene encoding 2-C-methyl-D-erythritol 2,4-cyclodiphosphate synthase, which gives rise to MKIRVGFGYDVHALVPDRELWMGGIRIEHTLGLLGHSDADVLIHAICDALLGAANMRDIGYHFPDTAGEYKNIDSKILLRDTMKLLRDAGYELGNIDATIAAERPKLNPHIPAMKQTLAEVMQVDEEDISIKATTTEKLGFTGRQEGIAAYATVLIQK
- the porU gene encoding type IX secretion system sortase PorU codes for the protein MLRILYTLIISICFLSSVRADGSIYAAKSVLSSGKWVKIQVEEDGIYKLSYADLRSMGFSDPTKVSVHGYGGWILDEDFSNPYIDDVPAVATWRGDDYLLFYGRGVVKWSYDTVNQCFVHVNNPYSQYGYYFLTDATATKEMESVASAAGASLKVTTFDDYRLHEKDLVSVNNSGRELFGEAMDMTLSRDFSFNNITGITNDDGKVTLRFIAKPISGTGNVTLSVNGSELISRTISYSSSSDEYTKANLAYEVADWKGDKSANVKVNVRYGQYGHKNVYLDYIRLQMKRELQPYGACTFFRSLASVGNPSRFVIQNANANTLVFDVTDAVNPKRMETELSGSELSFSIPGGTLREFALVQRNQSLPSPKVVGDVTNQDLHALPQTDMIIIAQPGLTSQAERLAEAHRDRDGLTVQVVTPEVIYNEFSSGTPDATAYRRFMKMFYDRQTSESDAPKYLLLFGDGAFDNRFLTSSWQNVTTSNMLLTYQTDESLDDKSYVIDDYFGFLDDSNNGKGLIASKIDIGIGRFPVRTVTEATNMVNKVINYMDNNETGSWKNNVCFVADDGNNADSYMIQHAEQADQLGEYINTSHPEFMVNKIYFDSYKKDISGGLSTYPAVKTDIQKLLKSGQLLINYTGHGNTVSWSDEQVLTESDITKSTYPRLPIWITATCDFCRFDAPVTSAGEQVFLNKVSGGIGLFTTTRVAYSSPNFSINDNLIRNLFEKKNGRRLTLGEVMKATKRALGSTRYKLGFALIGDPAMKLCYPEYRMNVTAINGEPVTSEPVTFKALQKITVEGEVLNPDGNVATDFSGLLNPTVLDSRVSYETLDNNNTGKTFKYTDYSNILFIGNDSVRSGKFSFTFTVPKDISYSNEFGKMNLYASDETSKIEAQGAYLNYRVGGTDDNADDDKDGPEIRTLYLNDSTFVSGGQVNTTPFFVARLWDKSGVNITGSSIGHDMMLIIDGNPALSYNLNSYYELVAGSEGEGIVKFLIPALTPGMHKAEFKVWDIQNNSTTQEFEFEVVEGLKPYLLELSATPVPAREQVTFHLFHNRPESQLTVGIMVYDMVGRLQWRHEETGSSELFKSYTVTWDLTNNRGGRLRPGVYIYRAAISSGGSKEATEAKKLIILAQ
- a CDS encoding redox-sensing transcriptional repressor Rex, whose protein sequence is MANDEMKQAWKIPEPTLRRLPWYLAFLKLLKGKGETFVSSTQIAKEINVDPSQVAKDLSFVNISGKTRVGYEICTLVDVLEDFLGFTAQHKAFLFGVGSLGAALLQDSGLNQYGLEIVAGFDVRRELAGSVINGIPVFHLDDFPTKQKEYGATIGVITVPVDKAQEVTEQIIAGGIKALWNFTPFRIRVPEHIVVQNTSMYAHLAVMFNRLNSINH
- a CDS encoding sensor histidine kinase; the encoded protein is MKKTIFIFFLLLFTNRILYAQMQDKDNYILILHSINFNETWTQETYETIRDTFSKDGLMVEGEELQIPAMRNITEVYDKIAELKDKYPLPPKAIVCIGDPAWLICRPLFDNEWKEVPAVICYSRKLSPSKIEYLLQRDIQDTKNMVPTEELIKKYNVTTITQPLYTEETIQLIKQLQPELKKIVFIRDERYISICAEQELSDTMKTHFPDLQLGILSSPSILTETLLETLSIYGKETGIIYYSWFLSKENGENQYLRDNVQKIINSFSNSPIYILTDLNPESGNFAGGHYISVKDFSTSVVSTISLILDGKPARDIHSHIGGSPQTYLNYQHLFRNGIPPVRFPQNAVYYQQPPTFFQKYQIHFISALAIIGLLSMIAVLRFRLYMQKLKQDEERREKEKAEEANRLKSAFLANMSHEIRTPLNAIVGFSNLIAHSESPEDALEFCKIIETNNELLLQLINDILDLSKIEAGQLEFSFSNIDVSSLFSMLAQTHQTRTKEGVTLECILPEKPCFIHSEKIRLTQVMTNFLTNACKFTFEGSIRMGYEEIEGGLRFYVSDTGKGIARENIPHVFERFAKFDLFIQGTGLGLSICQTIVNRLNGEIGVESEEGKGTTFWFTIPCEVHHEEYITSVSEQ
- a CDS encoding fumarylacetoacetate hydrolase family protein, which produces MKIIAVGMNYAEHNKELHHSLELSEPTIFMKSDSSLLKDGKPFFIPDFSSEIHYETEIVVKIDRLGKNIAERFAHRYYNEVTVGIDFTARDLQKELRAKGLPWEISKAFDNSAVIGTFVPLDKLGDVNRIPFHLDINGQKVQEGNTSDMLFPVDKVIAYVSRFFTLKIGDLIFTGTPAGVGPVKIDDHLQGYIGERKLLDFYVK